CACCGAGGAACTGCACCGCCGACGCGCCGCCTCCGACCACGACGACGCGCTTGCCGTCGAAGTGCGCGGCTCCCGGATAGTCCGCCGTGTGCAGCTGCTCCCCGCGGAACGTCTCGGCGCCGGGGTAGTACGGGACGAACGGCCGGGTCCAGGTGCCGGTCGCGTTGACGAGCGTCCGGGTCGTCCACGACCGCTGCCCCGCCCGGACGACGAGCAGGTCGCCCTCGCCGTGCACCTCGTCGACCCGCACCGGCCGCACGACCGGGAGCCGGTGCGCGCGCTCGTAGGCGCCGAACCAGGCCGGCACGACGACATTCGCGCGCTCGGCCGAGTCGCCGGGAGCCGGCGCGTCGGGCAGATCGGCGACGCCATGGACGTCGTGCATCGACAGGGAGTCCCATCGGTGCTGCCAGGCTCCTCCGGGCCCGTCGTCCGCGTCCAGGACGACATGGTCGACGCCGAGCCGGGTGAGGTGGAAGGAGGCGGAGAGGCCGGCCTGACCGGCCCCGATGACCACCGCGTCGTAGACGTGCACACCACAGGAACGGTCATTTCCACCCGGCTATGCCCCGCGGCGTGACGTTCTGGGTGATTCTTCGTTGAATCCTCTCGGGAACACCCTCCCGGCTCGCTCAGCGCCGCCCGGGAGTGGTTTGCTTGGGGGGCAAATTCATACAGTCAACACGGATGGGAATGGGGTCCCGTGAACGTGCGGAAATTCGTCTCCTTTGTCGCCTTCACCCTGCTGGGTGTCGGCCTAGTCGCCGTTCCGGCACCTGCGCAGGCAGCTGACACCACCGGCTGGGCCTACAACGCCGCCACCGGCGCGACGTACGTCAAGGCCGTCGGCGGCGTCGTCCAATCCGACCTGACCGCCCAGACGGGCGTGTCCGGCGGCAACTTCTCCCGCGTCTCGGAGAACAGCACCGTCGGTGGCCAGGTCAGCCAGCTGCTCACGATCGGCGCGGCGCAGACCAAGACCACGGCCGACTACTCCAGCGCCGGTACGACGCTGACCTCGTGGGCCCGCACCGCCGGCGTCAGTCTGCTGAACGGTCTGATCAAGGTCGACGCGATCGAGACCAACTCGGTCACGACCGGTCACGCCGACGGCACCGTCACGCACACCGGCAACTCCGAGCTGCTGGGCATCAAGATCATCGGCATCGACCTGCCGGTGAAGATCCCCAAGAACTTCGCGGTGACCGTCCCCGGCGTGGCGACCGTCAGCCTCAACTACGACATGTCGGGCCAGGACGGCAACGGCGCGATCGCCGTCAACTGGGCGCTCGCCGTGCAGCTGCTCAAGCCGATCGGCGGCTTCGACATCGGCACGACGGTCCTCGTCAACCCAGTCAGCCAGGGTCTGATCCACGTCAACGAGAACGCCGGCGCCATCCTCGGCGGCAACGCCTACGGCACCCGGATCGCGGCCAACGTCGGCTCCGACATCAAGATCGTCAGCGACCCGACGGCGCAGATCGGCGTCCCGTTCTCCTCCAGCGGCGGTCGCACCCTGCGCAACAGCACCGCGACCGTCAACGTCCCGGGCCTGCTCAACCTCGGCGCCATCACCTCCACGTCGACGTCGAGCAAGGACGGCAAGGACGCGGAGATCGTCAACACCAACCAGCTGGCCGGGCTCAACCTCCTCGGCGGCCTGATCAAGGCCGACGCGATC
This region of Nocardioides sp. L-11A genomic DNA includes:
- a CDS encoding choice-of-anchor P family protein, which produces MNVRKFVSFVAFTLLGVGLVAVPAPAQAADTTGWAYNAATGATYVKAVGGVVQSDLTAQTGVSGGNFSRVSENSTVGGQVSQLLTIGAAQTKTTADYSSAGTTLTSWARTAGVSLLNGLIKVDAIETNSVTTGHADGTVTHTGNSELLGIKIIGIDLPVKIPKNFAVTVPGVATVSLNYDMSGQDGNGAIAVNWALAVQLLKPIGGFDIGTTVLVNPVSQGLIHVNENAGAILGGNAYGTRIAANVGSDIKIVSDPTAQIGVPFSSSGGRTLRNSTATVNVPGLLNLGAITSTSTSSKDGKDAEIVNTNQLAGLNLLGGLIKADAIGVSASGKRVGTQWTGSMNMTLVNLVIAGKSIPIDVSPNTTLKIANLGKVEINKQVVNKSIRANQIYALRITLDTSTAGLPVGAVIEIGQASTIIY